Below is a window of Phyllopteryx taeniolatus isolate TA_2022b chromosome 16, UOR_Ptae_1.2, whole genome shotgun sequence DNA.
AAAGAATGTGGAGAAAAGTTCATACCAGTAATTGAGCCTCTTGTGAGAACAGCAGTCATGTGGTCATGAGAGGAGGTGTCCTCCTTTTTCTCAttcctgcttgttttttttcccccctaagtCTGTCATTCACAGAGACTCTCATGTTCGGATGAGCAGCTAAAGAACCACATTGTGCTGTTTTGTATTAAGCGGGTGCTGGAACTACTATTTCACCTGACTGCAGAGTGACTGCAGTCTTTGGATCAAGAAGACCGCACTCTTGCAGCCAATAGTGACCATGTcaggtatttattatttacgTATTCAATCAGTCTTCAAAACACAGCTATTTAGATTCAGTGTttcatatttgaatgtttttcctCAGCAGTCTTGTTTGATTGGACGTCTATATTTCAGGCACTTACACTCCAGCCCCTGGTGGGCCCTTTTCAGCTCTCACTCCAAGCATGTGGCCTCAGGACATTTTGGCAAAGTACCATCAAGTAAGCACATGACTTTTCttgtgcatatacagtatgtttagtAGGCTTTAGacgatcaagatttttggggccgatatCCAACCAGcaagttgggggggggaaaaaaaaaaaaaaaaaaaacgataaccgatctcgatgacaagatggagcaatgtgtctttttacatgacttgttcatttattgtatatacttgtgtactgtatactgtatccatccatccatccatccatccattttctgtacagtttatcctcacaagggttgcgggcgtgctggagcccatcccagctcaaattgttctctagcattttagacaaaagttaaaacaccaatgacctctaggtggcattcaaggattggccactgacataagtttaggtcaaatcaacattacaacatgacacgacgtacttcagttgtgcacagactgcaaataacttacgtggtgtttgtctgagacaccgcaaaatagtcccacaccgacgacgtgtttttttcaccgacaacaTTGAACAAACTTTATTGgtcgtcagatagttacagtactgcgcaacaagacacgtgacaaggctaaaaataaactagcttttggattcatatgcgGCAAAGACGCgtagttaaatgtcttgtgcggagccgattaatgacgtcattgatcggatcggcgacttatgacatgaaagccgatgaGCTGATCAGCAtataatgctaattatcggccaataccaaTAACACCGATAAGATCGCCGTAAAGTCTgtttagatcagtgattccctAAACACTGAGGAACATTAGTATACTTTTGAGAGACCTTGAGATGTGcaatgggaaattatccaatttttattttattattatttttgtttttattagtcCCAAAATAAGTTATTTACGACAAATAATATGCTATGTTTTTGGTCAACTATCTTTCCCAGTGAAGTATAGTGACACGcataacaattaaatgctcgtCCACAAGATAGCAGAAGCTACATACAAAATTAACCTGCCTATCcaatttttatgacatttttgtttgttctgccttgagatttttttcaaatgtaaaatatgtgctttgttTCAATAAATGTCAGAAAAACATGGTTTAGATAACATAACCATTCTGTTACGTTTACCTTCGAGCtaaattaaattgttttccCTTCTACAGAAAGACAATTTGGAACAGAATGAACTCAAGTATGATGAGTTTGGCTTCAGGCTGGACACAGAAGGTAATGTTTCACCCATTTGGACATGCTTATTTCTTTGCTAGTGAAGTTCCTCAAGTTCTCTCTGGGAAATATTCAATGGAAAATTACTTTGGGGGtctcattatccatccatccatccatccatccatccattttctaccgcttatccgagatcgggttgtgggggcagtagcattaacagggacgcccagacttccctctctcactcccacttcatccagctcttccggggggatcctgaggtgttcccaggccagccgaaggatgtagtctctccagcgtgtcctgggtcgtctccggagtctcctcccggtgggacatgcctggaacacctcaccagggaggcgtccaggaagcatccgaatcagatgccccagccacctcgtcTGGCTCCTCTAATACagttcctctcgatgtggaggagcaccggctctactctgagatattcccggatgaccgagcttctcaccctatctctaagggagagcccggacaccctgcggaggaaactcatttcggccgcttgtatccgggatcttgttcttttggccacgacccacagctcgtgaccataggtgagggtaggaacgtagatcgaccggtaaatcgagaacttcgcctttcagctcagctccttctttaccacaactgatcgatacaaagtccgcatcactgcagacgctgcaccgatccgcctgtcaatctcccgttccatcttccctcactcgtgaacaagacaccaagatacttgaactcctccacttggggcagaatctcatccccgacctggagagagcacgccacccttttccgactgaggatcatggtctcagatttagaggtgctgattatcatcccagctgcttcacgctctgctgcgaactgcttcagtgagagttggaggtcatggcttgatgaagccaacagaaccacatcatctgcaaaaagcagagatgcaatactgaggccaccaaaccggaccccctctacgcctcggctgcgccttgaaattctgtccataaaagttatgaacagaatcggtgacaaagggcagccttggcggagtccaaccctcaccggaaacgagtctgacttactgccggatatgcggaccaaattctgactggtcgtacagggaccgaacagcccgtatcacgGGGTTTGGTAACCCCATAcacccgaagcaccccccacaggaccccccgagggacacggtcgaacgccttctccaagtccacaaaacacacgtagactggttgggcgaactcccatgcacactcgaggaccctgccaagggtgtagagctgttccacggccaggacgaaaaccacactactactcctgaatctgagattcaacttcccgatggaccctcctctccagcacccctgactagaccttaccagggaggctgaggcttcttaaaaagggggaccaccaccccagtctgccaatccagaggcactgtgcccgatgtccacacgatgttgcagaggcgtgttaaccaggacatccctataacatccagagccttgaggaactccgggcgaatctcatccacccccggggccttgccaccgaggagctttttaaccacctcggtgacctcaaccccagagacaggagagcccgcctcagagaacccagactctgctccctcatgggaaggcatgtcggtggaattgaggaggtcttcaaagtattctccccaccggctcacaacgtcccgagtcgaggtcagcagtggcccatccccactatacacagtgttgatggtgcactgcttccccctcctgagacgccggatggtggaccagaatttcctcgaagccatccggaaggctttctccatggcctcaccgaactcctcccatgcccgagtttctgcttcagcgaccaccgaagctgcattccgcttggcatgtcggtacccatcagctgcctcaggagtgccacaggccaaaaacgttcccagcagaccctcacaatacgtttgggcctgccacgttggaccggcatctttccccaccatcagagccaactcaccagatcagttgacagctccgcccctctcttcacccgagtatccaagacatgcggccgcaagtccgatgacacgaccacaaagttgatcatcgaactgcgacctagggtgtcctggtgccaagtgcacgtgtggacacccttgtgcttgaacatggtgttcgttatggagaaTCCGAGATGagcgcagaagtccaataacagaacaccgctcaatTTCTGATCGGGTGGTGGGGGGGCGTTCCtaccaatcacgcccttccaggtctcactgtctttgcccacgtgagcattgaagtcccccagcagaacgatggagtcccctgCGGGAaggctctccagcaccccctccaaggactccaaaaagggtaggtactctgaactgctgtttggtgcataggcaccaacaacagtcaggacccgtccccccacccgaaggcggagggaggctaccctctcgtccaccggggtgaaccccaacgtacagacgCCGAGGTCACATTTGTTGCCCTAAATTAGTATCTACATGTGATCATGGTGTTATAACTGCAACTGACTTAGCATGTCTTTGTACACGTACTGGCATGAAATTAGCATTTCTTTTCCTGAAATGGTCCATCGAGTCTTATGAGGTTTTTCCACACTTCATtggatttttttatgttaatcaAAATCTTTGACAGTCATTGTCACATGATAATTTCATAAGAGTAATGCTTTTTTTACGATTACATTGTCTTGTATTTTTCCTGTCTTCTCATTCAGAGACTGATCCCAGTCCTTGCCTGGGCACTGAAAGCTCACCACAACGTGAAAATCCTCAGCAGAGATTGCGGTGGCAGGCCCATTTGGAGTTCACACATAATCACACAGTGGGCGACCTCACCTGGGAGCTCATTGCACCTATCCTTCCACGCTCCGAACGCCTGCGGACGCTCGTACTGGGTGGCATTCCTCATAGCATGAGGCCACAGGTAAGTGGCGTGTGCTATATCAAAGggaaaaaacaactacaatatgcaaaatgttttCTCTCTGGCAGTTATGGATGCGTCTGTCTGGAGCACTCCAGAAGAAGAGGACATCTGAGATCTCGTACAAAGAAATCATCAAGAACAGCTCCAATGATGACACCTCTACAGCTAAACAGGTGACATCCCCAAAATGTGTGCATACATATTCACTTAAGATTGCAGGTGCctccacaatctaatgagaaccATTCAAGAGGTTTATTAAAACATATGTTTTTGTCTACCATCCCTTTTCATATGTTGACAAATGTAGTGTGCAGAATGATtctaattacattatttttttttttaatccatccctTAGATAGAGAAGGACTTGTTGCGGACGATGCCCACCAACGTGTGCTTCAGTAACCTTAAAAGTGTCGGGGTCCCAAGGCTGCGACGGGTACTGCGAGGTCTGGCCTGGCTTTACCCTGACATTGGGTATTGTCAGGGAACTGGAATGGTGAATGTTTCTTTGAATATCTCTTTATCTCCTCCAACTTTGCTTGTTGTTTCTTCATCTATGACTCACCTCCCCCCTTCTTTCTAGGTGGTTTCCTGTCTGTTACTCttcatggaggaggaggatgtgctATGGATGATGTGTGCCCTGATTGAAGACCTCCTCCCTCCGTCATACTTCTCATCCACCCTGCTGGGTGTCCAAACAGACCAGAGGGTGCTTCGTCAGCTTATTGTTCAGTACCTACCGGCCCTCGATCGCCTTTTGCAGGAGCATGACATTGGTATGGCTTGTTTAGCTCAGATAAAGGAACTTACCCAAGAgtatttaaaaaggaaaaaaaacatacaggtcCACATTTTATTCTAACATCTGTGTTGAAAGATTACTAAATGCAACCATTTCCTCGCTGTACATTTAGAGCTGTCGCTGATCACATTGCACTGGTTCCTGACATCCTTTGCCAGTGTGGTGGACATCCGTTTACTCCTCAGGATCTGGGACCTCCTCTTCTACCTGGGCTCCCTAGTGCTATTTCAAATCACACTGGGCATGCTTAAGATCAAGGTATTTTCTGAGATAGTTCATTGGAGATAATTTAATATCTTTATTTCtttctgaaataaatgtttatagaACACCAAGATGAAATGTCAAAAGGTGTTTTATAATGTAATGCTCATGATTAATCCTCACGAATGCATTTCCACTGCCTTAGGAGGAGGAGCTCATATCTTCGGAGAACTCTGCGTCGATTTTTAACACTCTGTCCGACCTACCAAGCCAGTTGAGAGATGGGCCTGCAGTTCTTGGTGAGGCGATGAGGCTGGCAGGGAATCTGTCACAAGACACACTGGATGCCCACCGGCACAAGCACCTTGCCTACATCCTGAACGAACAGGCCCAGCTAAACAGTGGAAACACGCCACTCGATTCTAATCTCAACAAGGCCAGTCATTTAAGACTAAGCTTCATTGGTACCTTCTCAGCACTCACTTAGAACCCATcattataataaaaacaaaattaagatactgctgtatttgtttgtttttaaatgttgacatACAACATAcgttgtgttggtgtgtgtgcagGTGGTGAGGAGACAGTCCCTGCATAGAAAGTCCACTCTAAGCTCTCTGCTGTTTGGGGAGGATGAGGCCGAAGCTCTCAAGTCCAAGAACATTAAGCAGACTGAACTGGTGGCAGCCCTTCGGGAGGCCATAACCCGCACTTCAGAACATTTCCACTGTCTGGACCCACGCCACTCCAGCTCTGTGAGTTCACAACACTGTAGTACCGAATCACTATGCCGTGGATATTCAAGCCAATAAACCAAGACTTGCAGTCATAGACAGATAAATCAATAGATACTTTAATTCAATGAAATATCGTGTGAATAAAGTATTTTGCCAATCTTGTCACTGTAGGAGCTGACCCCTGATTATTCTATGGAGAGCCACCAGCGGGACCATGAAAATTTCCTGGTCGTGTCCCGAAACCGACGAAGACGAGCGAAAGCTTTGCTGGATTTTGAGCGGCATGATGATGACGAGTTGGGTTTCAGGAAAAATGATATCATCACTGTAAGAtatctcacacaaacacaaaattaacATTGATAATCATGAACAAAATAAGTGACTGAAACAAACTGTTTATTGTACTCTCAGATTGTCTCACAGAAGGATGAACACTGTTGGGTAGGAGAGCTCAACGGTCTTCGAGGTATGTATGTGCTTTTGCAGGTGTATTTCCTGTTGCAATATGGCTAATCTACATTTCTATAATCTGTCCAATGTACCATAGCTGTGTCTTGCTCTCAACAGGCTGGTTCCCTGCAAAGTTTGTAGCGATCCTAGATGAAAGAAGTAAAGAGGTATACAATTAGTTAATTTTCTTCATAATTCATAAATTGTACTTTGTATTAGACCAGATGTGCCTTGCAATGTAACATTTGCATCATACTACTAGAGCTGCTTTCACCTTCTGTGTCTGTAGTACTCACTCGCAGGAGATGACTCGGTAACAGAAGCTGTGACTGACCTAGCCAGGGGAACTCTGTGTCCGGCCCTGAAGGCCATTTTTCTGCACGGGCTCAAGAAACCCTCCATTTTGGGCGGGCCCTGTCATCCGTGGTTATTCATAGAAGAGGtatagtttgttttaaaatttcatCTCACTCCATATTTTTTAGAATTGTTACAACTTCAGTCATTGCCCCACAACCCTTTTCCAGGCGGCCAGCAGAGAGGTCGAAAGGGACTTCAACTCTGTCTACTCTAGACTGGTGTTGTGTAAAACCTACAGGTAAACTCTCATTTACAATTGGTTGATCTTATTTGGTAGCAGGGGTACAGATGTACagtgtgtgtttattattgtagatTTCATTCAAGATAATGCTTTTATTCCAGGTTAGATGAAGATGGGAAGGTTTTAACACCAGAGGAGCTCCTTTACAGAGTGAGTAGGCattctatatacagtacagtatattattttggTTGATTCATTGGCTTGTGAAAAGTACTGCATCAGAAATATCTTGGTTTATGTTGCTTTCAAAGATAATTGTCTGGATGTAGATTATGTTGTCTGAGGGCCTCCTGTCTGCTCTCTTCAGGCAGTGCAGTCAGTCAACATGAGCCATGATGTGGCTCATGTTCAGATGGATGTCAAGTTCAGGTCTCTCGTCTGCATTGGCCTCAAGTGAGTTCATGCACGTGCTAGAATTAACAGATTGTTTCTGATTAGAGGgtaaaagttggaaaataaactCAGTCTAAACATGCACATGCATCTTTCCTAACAGTGAGCAGGTGTTGCACTTATGGCTGGAGGTGCTGTGTTCCAGCATGGCGGCTGTAGAGAAATGGTATCATCCGTGGTCATTTCTACGCAGTCCCGGATGGgttcaaatcaaatgtgaaCTCAGGTAAGAATTTGCCCAAATGGAACCTCTGGATATTTACTTATACTTGCAtttgaaaaggattttaaaaaatcatggttgttgatgaatgttatCAATCCAGTGGCAGAAATTACCTGGGAAAATCCttgtacagtgccatgaaaaagtattggcctccttctcaacttcttatatttttgcatattttcccctctttaagatcatcaaacaaatgtaaatatcagacaaatatatcccaagtgaatttaaaatgctgtttttaaatggtgatatcatttattaaggaaaaataaactattcaaagttacctggccatgtgtgaaaaagtaatggccccttaaacttaataactggttgaatcaccctcagcagcaacaactgaagtcAAGCGTTTTCCTTGacttgcaatgagtctttcacatctctgtggagatattttggcccactcttccttgcagaattgtttgaattcagcaaaaatggagggttttcgagcatgaacggcctttttaaggtcatgtcacTGGATTTCATttagattcaagtctggactttgagtaggccactccaaaaccttcatgttgttgtttttttaagccattcagaagttgacttgctggtgtgttttggatcgtaaATCCTGTTGCAGAGcctaagtgcgcttcagcttgaggtcacaaactgaatggctgaacattctacctcaggattttctgttaaagagcagaattcatggttccatcaatcacagcaagttgtccaggtcatGAAGGAGTAGCAatccaagaccatcacactaccaccacgttTGATTGCTGGGacgcacaccttccaaaaagctcaactttcatcttgttaGTCCATATAATAGTCTCCCAAAATTTGGGAAAgattcaaatattattttttttttttgctaaagaaagacaagactttgttctttttggtcagcagtagttttcaccttggaaccctgccatggatgccatttttgcccagtctcttccttattgttgtgtcatgaacactgaccttaactgtgGCAAggaaggcctgcagttctttagaagttgtcctgacttcctttgtggcctcctggatgagtcattgatgttctcttggggtaatctttgtaggctggccactcctgggaaggttcatgactgttcaatgttttctcCATATGAGGATAATGGCTGTCCCTATGGTgcactggaatcctaaagctttagaaatggcttttgtaaccctttacagactgataaatgtcaattactttatttctcgactgttctggaatttctttggatcgtgtcattttgttgcagcttttttagatcttttatctgacttgattttgtcgggacggATTCTGTttgagtgatttcttgattgaacaggtctggaggtaatcaggctttggtgtgaaaattaaccataagttgtgattagccacaattaattaatgattgaataaggggggcaatcactttttccacacagggccaggtaactttatttttttcccttaaatgaaatcaccatttaaaaacagcattttaagttcacatgggttatatttgtctggtatttacatttgtttggtgatcttaaagtagggaaactattccaaaaaaaatgataatttgagaagggggccaatactttctCACTGCCCTGTAAACAGTAGTTAGCACAAGTACAAATTCTTCCTCTTTTCACAGGGTCCTTTCAAAGTTTGCCTTCAGTCTATCTCAAGATTGTGAATTACCTGAGCAAAAAGAGGTATGGTAAGAAAGAGGGGAGCACATCTTTACTGGTTATGGATTTTTAAGCATCTTCCATTCAGTAGGGACCGCACTTATACTTTTGTAGTCTGATGGTGCTGCTTCTGTGCATTCTGTTCTAGGATAAGGAGCAGAGGCCACTGAAAGAGGGCGTGCAGGACATGCTGGTGAAACATCATCTCTTCAGCTGGGACATCGACGGATAGAGAAACACTAAACAAAACTGCATCCTAACTGGTCTGCGTGTGTCAATGTGTGTCTTTGAACCATGTTTGTCTGATTCTTGGGACACATTATGAACTTTACTGTTGAACAATGTTAACACATTTCAAAGACTATAAACCCCCAGTGAACTCAAATGTGTGTGCATCAAGATGCATcctatttttgttcagtgtggtATTGAAAGCTATTTTGTCAAAGTTTTACGATGAAGGTCAAACAAACCCAAGTAGTACAGAATAATCTGTAGCCACTGGACTGCAGCACTTTATTTCagccattttctccaaaataattGGTTGTTGGTACAAGGAGACCTGAAGGACAATTTCTTGTGAAGTACAGCTACAGATTCTTCCACACTAATTGACTTTTCTATTTGTCACAAATATATTGAGACCAAAACACAACATTCCGTAAagttataaattatttttcagagAAATGTTACGTGTCTCATATTACCCTAAATGTTGAAATACTAACATTGCACATG
It encodes the following:
- the sgsm3 gene encoding small G protein signaling modulator 3 gives rise to the protein MSGTYTPAPGGPFSALTPSMWPQDILAKYHQKDNLEQNELKYDEFGFRLDTEETDPSPCLGTESSPQRENPQQRLRWQAHLEFTHNHTVGDLTWELIAPILPRSERLRTLVLGGIPHSMRPQLWMRLSGALQKKRTSEISYKEIIKNSSNDDTSTAKQIEKDLLRTMPTNVCFSNLKSVGVPRLRRVLRGLAWLYPDIGYCQGTGMVVSCLLLFMEEEDVLWMMCALIEDLLPPSYFSSTLLGVQTDQRVLRQLIVQYLPALDRLLQEHDIELSLITLHWFLTSFASVVDIRLLLRIWDLLFYLGSLVLFQITLGMLKIKEEELISSENSASIFNTLSDLPSQLRDGPAVLGEAMRLAGNLSQDTLDAHRHKHLAYILNEQAQLNSGNTPLDSNLNKVVRRQSLHRKSTLSSLLFGEDEAEALKSKNIKQTELVAALREAITRTSEHFHCLDPRHSSSELTPDYSMESHQRDHENFLVVSRNRRRRAKALLDFERHDDDELGFRKNDIITIVSQKDEHCWVGELNGLRGWFPAKFVAILDERSKEYSLAGDDSVTEAVTDLARGTLCPALKAIFLHGLKKPSILGGPCHPWLFIEEAASREVERDFNSVYSRLVLCKTYRLDEDGKVLTPEELLYRAVQSVNMSHDVAHVQMDVKFRSLVCIGLNEQVLHLWLEVLCSSMAAVEKWYHPWSFLRSPGWVQIKCELRVLSKFAFSLSQDCELPEQKEDKEQRPLKEGVQDMLVKHHLFSWDIDG